A single genomic interval of Pyrobaculum arsenaticum DSM 13514 harbors:
- a CDS encoding FecCD family ABC transporter permease translates to MRIALYIAASAAALISLFLYSLSIGVFHMSPLDILSAINSQGPEGAVARMRLARAVTAVAVGAALAVAGAALQSALRNPLASPFTLGIPQAAAVGVALAIFLAGSGAVARGLVSVTNPYFVIASAFAVAFANALLVLLFASLGGFTLASIILAMIAVSSMYQALLALLQYLFLNDLQTAAVVFWTFGDVGRPSLEESYLLLAVSVATLAYFWFRAVDFNLMSAGDEVAKSSGVEPRKLRLWTLLASSASVAVLVSFTGVIGLVGLAAPNMARLIIGGEHRRLMPASALTGAWLLLGADVLGRVVKPPVIIPVGITMSFIGAAFILALLLQARKREEAW, encoded by the coding sequence ATGCGGATAGCCCTCTACATCGCCGCGTCAGCCGCCGCGTTAATCTCGCTTTTCCTATATTCCCTCTCCATCGGCGTTTTCCACATGTCGCCCTTGGACATCCTCAGCGCCATAAACTCGCAAGGGCCCGAGGGCGCGGTGGCACGTATGAGACTAGCCAGAGCCGTGACCGCGGTGGCCGTCGGCGCGGCCTTGGCCGTGGCCGGCGCCGCGCTTCAGTCGGCGTTGAGAAACCCCCTAGCCTCGCCCTTCACCCTCGGCATCCCTCAAGCGGCCGCCGTGGGCGTGGCGCTTGCGATATTCCTGGCAGGTTCCGGCGCAGTGGCTAGGGGGCTTGTGTCCGTCACGAACCCCTATTTCGTCATCGCCTCAGCTTTCGCCGTGGCTTTCGCCAACGCCTTGCTCGTGCTACTCTTCGCGTCGCTGGGCGGCTTCACCTTGGCCTCAATCATCTTAGCAATGATAGCCGTCTCCTCCATGTACCAAGCTTTGTTGGCCCTCCTTCAATACCTATTCCTCAACGACCTCCAGACGGCGGCGGTGGTCTTCTGGACCTTCGGCGACGTGGGAAGGCCCTCCCTTGAGGAGAGCTATCTGCTGTTGGCAGTTTCCGTGGCTACTCTGGCCTACTTCTGGTTTAGGGCGGTGGACTTCAACCTCATGTCGGCTGGCGACGAGGTGGCCAAGTCGTCGGGGGTAGAGCCGAGGAAGCTACGTCTGTGGACTCTGCTGGCCTCAAGCGCATCTGTCGCAGTCCTCGTCAGCTTCACCGGCGTGATAGGCTTAGTCGGGCTGGCGGCTCCCAACATGGCGAGGCTGATAATAGGCGGGGAGCACAGAAGGCTCATGCCGGCGTCTGCACTCACGGGGGCTTGGCTCCTTCTAGGCGCAGACGTGTTGGGCAGAGTGGTGAAGCCCCCCGTGATAATCCCCGTGGGGATCACCATGTCCTTCATAGGGGCAGCCTTCATCCTAGCCCTACTGCTACAAGCCAGGAAGAGGGAGGAGGCATGGTGA
- a CDS encoding ABC transporter ATP-binding protein has protein sequence MVRVRVEGVEFSYPGRPVLKGITVDIPPNAVTAILGPNGSGKTTLLRVIAGVLRAKRGVVYVDGRSTRELGKELYKQLGYVPQRISPTGRLRAIDLVVSSRKPHMMLYPSARDYEKAEEALKLVGASHLRDRFLEELSGGELQLVLIARALAVEPRVLLLDEPLNNLDVRNQLRIMSILKDLSKTATVIAVLHDLNIAYKYADYAIFMKDGEIHAAGPVEETFSEDVLEAVYGVRPLILREHKGVLF, from the coding sequence ATGGTGAGGGTGAGGGTGGAGGGGGTGGAGTTCTCCTACCCAGGCCGCCCCGTCCTCAAGGGAATTACCGTGGACATTCCGCCGAACGCCGTCACCGCCATCTTGGGCCCAAACGGCTCCGGCAAGACCACCCTCCTCCGGGTAATAGCCGGCGTCTTGAGGGCCAAGAGGGGCGTGGTGTACGTCGATGGGAGATCCACGAGGGAGCTTGGCAAGGAACTCTACAAGCAGCTAGGCTACGTCCCGCAGAGGATCTCTCCCACAGGCCGGCTGAGAGCTATCGACTTGGTGGTCAGCTCTAGGAAGCCTCACATGATGCTCTACCCCTCGGCGCGGGATTACGAGAAGGCCGAGGAGGCCCTTAAGCTAGTGGGGGCTTCCCACCTAAGGGATAGATTCCTCGAAGAGCTAAGCGGCGGGGAGCTTCAGCTGGTGTTAATCGCGAGGGCTCTCGCCGTTGAGCCCAGGGTCCTCCTACTCGACGAGCCTCTCAACAACCTCGACGTAAGGAACCAACTGCGGATAATGAGCATTCTTAAGGATTTATCGAAGACGGCGACCGTAATAGCCGTTCTACACGACTTGAATATCGCATATAAATACGCCGACTACGCTATTTTCATGAAAGACGGCGAAATACACGCCGCTGGCCCCGTCGAAGAGACCTTCAGCGAGGATGTCCTGGAGGCGGTATACGGCGTAAGGCCCTTGATATTGAGGGAACATAAAGGGGTATTGTTCTAG
- the hypD gene encoding hydrogenase formation protein HypD, whose product MSCVSLPTDFPVAPMLDCWKCPVMKREIAAIEQAFRRKTAVTSTLIRSIKKYSEELKARDPGYVYKIMDFCGTHEWTIVHFGLRSLLKKAGVDNVELVAGPGCPVCVTPSYYIEQAIKLALEGVVIYTYGDVYKLPALRPVKGARSLAEARALGGDVRIVHSFLHAILDARKHAKPSAFVGIGFETVAPGYSEAILKGLVPNHLKLMSLVKLTPPAMFYTLEVVREKPTDFPISGVIAPGHVSTIVGGKAWRPVAEQFEIPVVVAGFEPNDVLTAVAEILRQLAKGEHKVVIEYTRAVTWEGDLKAQSSIRTVFETVDSAWRGIGYIPKSGLALRDEFKKHDALEHFGIPDLTPDTWRYDLPANCKCAEVNLGKAKPTDCPLFMKACTPDRPIGPCMVSVEGTCAIWARFGGGGLAEEIAKEIGVF is encoded by the coding sequence ATGTCGTGCGTTTCGCTCCCGACGGACTTCCCGGTGGCGCCCATGTTGGACTGCTGGAAATGTCCCGTGATGAAACGCGAGATTGCCGCGATAGAGCAGGCGTTTAGGCGCAAGACGGCAGTGACCTCGACCCTTATCCGGAGCATCAAGAAGTACTCCGAGGAGCTCAAGGCAAGGGATCCGGGCTATGTCTATAAGATCATGGATTTCTGCGGCACGCACGAGTGGACCATAGTCCACTTCGGCTTGAGGAGCCTTTTGAAGAAGGCCGGGGTCGACAACGTGGAGCTCGTCGCGGGGCCGGGCTGCCCCGTGTGCGTCACGCCCTCCTACTACATAGAGCAAGCCATCAAGCTGGCCCTTGAAGGCGTCGTGATCTACACCTATGGGGACGTGTACAAGTTGCCGGCTCTGCGCCCCGTCAAGGGCGCGCGCTCGCTCGCCGAGGCGAGGGCGCTGGGCGGCGACGTAAGGATAGTGCATTCGTTCCTGCACGCGATCTTGGACGCGCGGAAACACGCCAAGCCCTCGGCCTTCGTCGGGATAGGGTTCGAGACGGTTGCGCCGGGCTATTCCGAGGCCATCTTGAAGGGGCTGGTGCCCAACCACCTCAAGCTCATGTCCTTGGTCAAGCTCACCCCGCCCGCCATGTTCTACACGCTCGAGGTCGTGAGGGAGAAGCCTACCGACTTCCCCATATCGGGCGTCATAGCGCCGGGCCACGTGTCGACCATAGTGGGCGGCAAGGCGTGGCGGCCCGTGGCCGAACAGTTCGAGATACCCGTGGTCGTGGCGGGCTTCGAGCCCAACGACGTCTTGACCGCCGTTGCGGAGATACTGAGGCAGTTAGCCAAAGGCGAGCACAAGGTGGTGATAGAATACACGAGAGCTGTAACGTGGGAGGGGGACTTAAAAGCCCAGTCGTCCATAAGGACTGTGTTCGAGACCGTGGACTCGGCCTGGCGGGGCATAGGCTATATCCCAAAGAGCGGGCTTGCGCTGAGGGATGAATTCAAGAAACATGACGCGTTGGAGCATTTCGGCATACCGGACCTAACGCCGGATACTTGGCGCTACGACCTCCCGGCCAACTGTAAATGCGCCGAGGTCAACTTGGGCAAGGCGAAGCCCACCGACTGCCCGCTCTTCATGAAGGCCTGCACGCCGGATAGGCCGATAGGCCCTTGCATGGTGTCCGTCGAGGGGACTTGCGCCATATGGGCTAGATTCGGCGGAGGAGGGCTGGCCGAGGAAATAGCTAAGGAAATCGGTGTGTTCTAG
- a CDS encoding HypC/HybG/HupF family hydrogenase formation chaperone, producing MCWAVPSVVTKIEGGIAWVDPGDGVERPAVIGIDESALQPGDLVMVHAGVIIAKVDLATLKESMEMWKQMARELAASTGEDPEAAAKIIEEEMWRVLKIAEEAKSGRREAIKELA from the coding sequence ATGTGCTGGGCAGTCCCCTCCGTGGTGACCAAGATTGAGGGCGGCATAGCTTGGGTGGATCCAGGCGACGGCGTGGAAAGGCCCGCTGTGATAGGGATCGACGAGTCGGCGCTTCAACCCGGCGATTTGGTCATGGTGCACGCCGGCGTAATAATAGCCAAGGTGGATCTCGCCACCCTCAAGGAGAGCATGGAGATGTGGAAGCAGATGGCGAGGGAGCTCGCTGCCTCGACCGGGGAGGATCCTGAGGCCGCCGCCAAGATAATAGAGGAGGAGATGTGGCGCGTATTGAAGATAGCCGAGGAGGCCAAGAGCGGAAGGAGGGAGGCCATTAAGGAGCTCGCATGA
- a CDS encoding type II toxin-antitoxin system VapC family toxin, whose amino-acid sequence MIYLDTSVLVKRYVEGADSGKVDELFEAAYRGAEVLSFSVYNIGEAASAIDKKARRGELKGDVKTAVSPMLKETAALSRLGALVDPHRLEGHEGLYAHSLSSSPLRRGRPPNSQLPAGLMRRTEHGGSRIGASRREGGGEGTHNTLSNQSGPSGAERRRQCLQPFAARRREPLPRLLGGAGYLMHGRASFVCALNEL is encoded by the coding sequence GTGATCTACCTAGACACGAGCGTATTGGTTAAGCGCTACGTCGAGGGGGCCGACAGCGGGAAGGTCGACGAGCTGTTCGAGGCGGCGTATCGGGGCGCCGAGGTTCTCTCCTTCTCGGTCTACAATATAGGCGAGGCCGCCTCCGCAATAGACAAGAAGGCGAGGAGGGGAGAGCTAAAGGGCGATGTAAAGACGGCGGTTTCGCCGATGCTCAAGGAGACGGCCGCCTTGAGCAGACTCGGCGCGCTTGTTGATCCCCATCGGCTTGAGGGTCATGAGGGCCTCTATGCGCATAGCCTTAGCTCATCACCTCTACGTCGCGGACGCCCTCCAAATAGCCAGCTACCTGCTGGTTTAATGCGCCGCACTGAACACGGCGGATCGCGAATTGGCGCAAGCCGCCGAGAGGGAGGGGGTGAGGGCACGCATAATACTTTGAGCAATCAATCGGGGCCCTCCGGCGCCGAACGGCGTAGGCAGTGTCTCCAGCCCTTCGCCGCACGCCGTAGAGAGCCCCTTCCTCGACTCCTAGGAGGCGCGGGATATTTAATGCATGGACGCGCGAGCTTTGTCTGCGCCCTTAACGAACTTTAA
- a CDS encoding clan AA aspartic protease, whose translation MGITVVDVEIGGRKYKGLMDTGFNGEIIVNRKVAEEIGLRPFRKKTRVLADGRVVAVDVAVAVVKINGEETEAFVEVLEGLPLDVLIGVQALERLGYVVDPKTGKIEKFGLYLL comes from the coding sequence ATGGGCATTACCGTAGTGGACGTGGAAATAGGCGGGAGGAAGTACAAGGGGCTGATGGACACCGGTTTTAACGGAGAGATTATAGTTAACAGGAAAGTGGCGGAAGAAATCGGGTTGAGGCCCTTTAGGAAGAAGACAAGGGTTTTGGCCGACGGCAGAGTTGTTGCTGTAGATGTTGCAGTCGCCGTGGTTAAGATAAACGGCGAGGAGACGGAGGCTTTTGTGGAAGTCTTAGAGGGCCTCCCCCTCGATGTTTTGATAGGCGTACAAGCTCTTGAGAGGCTCGGCTACGTGGTGGATCCAAAAACTGGGAAAATAGAGAAGTTTGGCCTTTACCTCCTCTGA
- a CDS encoding energy-coupling factor ABC transporter permease: MHIPDGYLDPYMAGATWLIAAIYLYFAVRKTPRDLLPRVSAVAGAIFVAQMLNWPIPGGTSLHFVGGAFAAMYLNSPWAAGIAIALVLAVQTLLFHDGGITAYGANVLNMGVVCVWIGWALWKLLERRYPLAGAFLGGWLGIFIAGTAAGLEIGLMPTIGYPLSITIPAMAIPHFLLGIVEGAITVALVATLRRYGMMPAQIPVLAEAMSKRYLTLILIFLLISPIFGVILANAVGYAEPLDNVADMLHLNESEINWTPFKDYTVPGLPDVVGYIIAGAMGVAVFILLTLLFERGR, translated from the coding sequence GTGCACATACCAGACGGATACCTAGATCCCTACATGGCGGGCGCCACGTGGCTGATTGCGGCCATCTACCTCTATTTTGCCGTGAGGAAAACGCCTAGGGATCTTCTACCTAGAGTGTCGGCCGTAGCCGGCGCCATTTTCGTGGCCCAGATGCTCAATTGGCCTATCCCAGGCGGCACCTCGCTTCACTTCGTCGGCGGGGCCTTCGCGGCTATGTACTTAAACAGCCCATGGGCCGCCGGCATAGCCATAGCGCTGGTCCTGGCAGTTCAAACACTTCTTTTTCACGACGGGGGCATAACGGCGTACGGCGCTAACGTCTTGAACATGGGCGTAGTGTGCGTCTGGATCGGATGGGCGCTGTGGAAGTTATTAGAGAGGAGATACCCCCTTGCGGGGGCCTTCCTGGGAGGATGGCTCGGCATATTCATAGCGGGAACTGCCGCTGGTCTCGAGATCGGGTTAATGCCGACTATAGGCTATCCGCTCTCGATCACGATCCCGGCAATGGCTATACCCCACTTCCTCTTGGGAATCGTCGAGGGGGCAATAACCGTAGCCCTAGTGGCAACTCTGCGGCGCTACGGCATGATGCCCGCGCAAATACCGGTCCTAGCCGAGGCCATGAGCAAGCGCTACCTAACACTCATCTTGATCTTTCTATTGATCTCGCCGATATTCGGCGTTATTCTGGCCAACGCGGTCGGCTATGCTGAGCCCCTCGACAACGTAGCAGATATGTTGCACCTCAACGAATCCGAGATAAACTGGACTCCGTTTAAGGACTACACGGTGCCAGGCTTACCCGACGTTGTAGGCTATATAATAGCCGGCGCGATGGGCGTGGCCGTGTTCATACTGCTCACTTTGTTGTTCGAGAGAGGGAGATGA
- a CDS encoding ATP-binding cassette domain-containing protein codes for MAIRLEDVWLDIDGRAVLRGVTGELKGLNILIGPNGSGKTVLLHAIAGILKPKRGRIDVEGVTSIMFQDPEVHFVAGTVLENAVLWGRGRSDEREIKEIAKELGIADLLNRSPFHLSWGQRKLSALLCALAGKPDVLLLDELPEGLSPRALKTAISAATSTAKTVVMTSHQFLELGWNLHFLADGTLYSGEEALAKASEYEYDKCRCPLFAVEER; via the coding sequence ATGGCTATTCGTCTAGAGGACGTTTGGCTTGATATAGACGGGAGGGCCGTGTTGAGGGGGGTCACCGGCGAGCTCAAGGGCTTGAATATCTTGATAGGCCCCAACGGCTCGGGAAAGACTGTCCTCCTCCACGCAATAGCGGGGATATTAAAACCAAAACGCGGAAGAATCGACGTGGAGGGGGTCACGTCGATAATGTTCCAAGATCCCGAGGTACACTTCGTGGCGGGGACGGTGTTGGAAAACGCCGTCTTGTGGGGCAGAGGCCGATCCGACGAGAGGGAAATTAAGGAGATAGCCAAGGAGCTCGGCATAGCGGATCTCCTTAATCGCTCCCCGTTTCATTTAAGCTGGGGCCAGAGGAAGCTGTCGGCGCTCCTCTGCGCGCTTGCGGGGAAGCCCGACGTCCTCCTACTCGACGAGCTTCCGGAGGGTCTCTCGCCCAGAGCGCTCAAGACGGCCATCTCGGCGGCTACATCCACGGCTAAAACTGTGGTGATGACCTCTCACCAGTTCCTCGAGCTGGGTTGGAACCTCCACTTTCTGGCAGATGGCACCCTATACTCTGGCGAAGAGGCCTTGGCAAAAGCTAGTGAGTACGAATACGACAAATGCAGATGTCCCCTATTTGCAGTTGAAGAACGCTAA
- a CDS encoding hydrogenase maturation protease has translation MERLLVVGLGNPIYGDDGFGSCLAQFLSLFNSFILDGNAHGIGVLGNLTDYDVLVFLDIDTRLPPGAVAVERIEGSLTVSETRLVDAHRTPPSLLVGYLRAMGKNPKAYLIAVGPKRVEPLSPPSEEVLAASYTVLSELRQKLAEFGYELKVEGDVKKGVEECYRRVLRA, from the coding sequence ATGGAACGCTTGCTCGTTGTAGGGCTGGGCAACCCTATTTACGGCGACGACGGCTTCGGTTCCTGTCTCGCCCAGTTTTTGTCTCTCTTTAACTCCTTCATCTTAGACGGCAATGCACACGGCATCGGAGTGCTCGGCAACCTTACGGATTATGACGTATTAGTTTTCTTGGACATTGACACAAGGTTGCCCCCAGGAGCAGTGGCCGTGGAGAGAATAGAGGGCTCTCTCACAGTTTCGGAGACAAGGCTAGTGGACGCCCATAGAACGCCCCCATCGCTCCTAGTTGGCTACTTAAGGGCGATGGGTAAGAACCCCAAAGCATATTTAATCGCCGTGGGGCCCAAAAGGGTGGAGCCTCTTTCGCCGCCCTCCGAGGAGGTCCTCGCGGCGTCTTATACCGTCCTCTCTGAGCTACGGCAGAAGCTTGCCGAGTTCGGATACGAGCTAAAAGTCGAGGGTGATGTTAAAAAGGGGGTGGAAGAGTGTTATAGACGTGTCCTCCGTGCGTGA
- a CDS encoding nickel-dependent hydrogenase large subunit: MSTIKLWIDPITRIEGHLGLYAEVDAATRAVSVAKTTVMMFRGFEVFLRGRPPEDAIAITSRSCGVCGAAHANASTRACDAAAGMTPLPMGNVLRNLAYAMTDYTYDHPLILNMLEGPDYSELIVSKLTPSVWQTAQQTPAKYSSIHGYRTIADIMRDLNPIQGRIWQLTVKYQRIAREAGVLIYGRHAHPATLIPGGISTDITNLASLLQEYYARLSLLTAWVKFVWAIWQDLYEFFRDHVSTPDGQPYALTQGKTHDPPVMLAGGWSDDPEVYSNIYDEAGGDWVKMYSLLDKAYNARWEKPGFAIGHEIYSPNPTEIQLGYLEFADSSFYEDWVKANVAPPYGWLKTDPLGRELAYGTDLYKYHMWNRTTIPKPGAINFAEKYTWAAEPRLLLKDGKIAPIETGPISQLWLNTLHATKVEVDNHKAWESNGSQLKVYLPGGTVNPDLPPGTAEELVITWNLPKYSTTMERLLARAVHLALVVSLAWANLLYAFKLINAGKIQTSRPWSYGKWPSFSYSFGWWQVPRGNCMHWLVQQNGRLANYQYEAPTTPNVSPTNNRCTDPWKGQCAGPFEMSVRNSKVTEEVPPDQWTGLDLVRAIRSFDPCLACAVHFEAKGEGGRVYNVIEKVIWNACSL, encoded by the coding sequence ATGTCTACAATAAAGCTCTGGATAGATCCCATTACGCGCATAGAGGGTCACCTAGGGCTTTATGCCGAGGTGGATGCCGCTACCCGCGCCGTCTCCGTTGCGAAGACTACCGTCATGATGTTCCGGGGCTTTGAGGTCTTTTTAAGGGGGAGGCCCCCAGAGGACGCCATTGCCATAACCTCGCGCAGTTGCGGCGTCTGCGGGGCGGCCCACGCCAACGCCTCAACGAGGGCTTGCGATGCCGCGGCTGGCATGACCCCCCTCCCCATGGGCAACGTGTTGAGGAATTTGGCCTACGCAATGACAGATTACACCTACGACCACCCACTCATCCTCAACATGTTGGAAGGCCCCGACTACAGTGAACTGATTGTGAGTAAGCTGACGCCTTCTGTGTGGCAGACTGCCCAGCAGACGCCAGCAAAATACTCCAGCATACACGGCTACCGCACTATAGCTGACATAATGCGCGACCTCAACCCCATCCAAGGGCGTATTTGGCAACTGACGGTGAAATACCAGCGCATAGCCAGAGAGGCCGGTGTGTTGATATATGGCCGCCACGCCCACCCAGCGACGTTAATACCCGGCGGCATATCGACAGACATAACAAACCTGGCATCGTTGCTCCAGGAGTACTACGCGCGCCTATCCCTCTTGACCGCTTGGGTTAAGTTCGTCTGGGCCATATGGCAAGACCTCTACGAGTTCTTCAGAGACCACGTATCGACGCCGGACGGACAGCCTTACGCCCTAACGCAAGGCAAGACCCACGACCCGCCCGTGATGCTCGCGGGCGGATGGTCCGATGACCCCGAGGTCTACAGTAATATATACGACGAGGCTGGCGGTGATTGGGTGAAGATGTACTCCCTCCTGGATAAGGCCTACAACGCCAGATGGGAAAAGCCCGGCTTTGCGATAGGCCACGAGATCTACAGCCCCAACCCCACCGAGATTCAGCTGGGCTATCTCGAATTCGCCGACTCCTCCTTCTACGAGGACTGGGTCAAGGCCAACGTGGCTCCGCCCTACGGCTGGCTCAAAACAGATCCGTTGGGCAGAGAGCTGGCATACGGCACAGACCTCTACAAATACCATATGTGGAACCGTACCACGATCCCGAAGCCCGGCGCCATAAACTTCGCCGAGAAGTACACGTGGGCCGCCGAGCCTAGGCTCCTGCTAAAAGACGGCAAGATTGCCCCGATAGAGACTGGGCCTATATCTCAGCTCTGGCTCAACACGTTGCACGCGACTAAGGTCGAAGTTGATAACCACAAGGCTTGGGAGAGCAACGGGAGCCAGCTCAAGGTTTATCTGCCCGGAGGCACCGTAAATCCTGACCTCCCGCCAGGCACCGCCGAGGAGTTGGTGATAACGTGGAACTTGCCCAAATACTCTACGACTATGGAGAGGTTGTTAGCAAGAGCTGTGCACTTGGCCCTCGTGGTGTCCCTCGCTTGGGCTAACCTCCTCTACGCCTTTAAGCTTATAAACGCCGGGAAGATCCAGACGTCGAGGCCATGGAGCTACGGAAAATGGCCAAGCTTCTCTTACAGCTTCGGCTGGTGGCAGGTGCCGAGGGGCAACTGCATGCACTGGCTGGTTCAGCAGAATGGTCGCCTGGCCAACTACCAGTACGAGGCGCCCACCACCCCCAACGTGAGCCCGACTAATAACAGATGTACCGACCCTTGGAAGGGCCAGTGCGCCGGCCCGTTCGAGATGTCGGTACGCAACAGCAAGGTGACAGAGGAGGTGCCGCCGGATCAGTGGACCGGCCTAGACCTCGTGCGCGCCATTCGTAGCTTCGATCCCTGTCTAGCGTGCGCGGTGCACTTTGAGGCTAAGGGCGAGGGTGGCCGCGTGTACAACGTGATAGAGAAAGTTATATGGAACGCTTGCTCGTTGTAG
- a CDS encoding (Fe-S)-binding protein, producing the protein MGISVPKLNSVTLHYFENCVGCAACAPSCPYYHVDKHYAPVEKAEFLREILRKKYTLAGKLFGPLTGAKLPKREEEFRKLIEFAYRCADCGHCYVTCPFGIDSGAMVNKLRQVLFGASYGPTLLRQLSALERDKGYIAAARAIWEDFLRDAHAPVGKKGARILLMVSLGDIILTRQAVLDAVSILKKVGEDFSLPEKPLGIFPPVGYTVGDAESLKTVVADIVSYIEGLSPQAVVMINGCYTYPYFRFEATNILKRKFSFKVLHISELLAEYLRQGRLRLKKRSVKAALQDSCQLARRGGVIEEPREVLETCAEVIDVKHSREDVECLGGGAGIGILARPARDALVKTLGVSVTPSDWERQFLEKLEKDYAKAANRRVEELRNAGADVVVALCPFALEALRGAGLAAEHFVSVVAKALV; encoded by the coding sequence ATGGGAATTTCCGTCCCAAAGCTTAATTCGGTAACGCTCCACTATTTTGAAAACTGTGTTGGGTGCGCCGCCTGCGCCCCTTCCTGTCCGTACTACCACGTGGACAAACACTACGCGCCTGTAGAGAAGGCCGAGTTTTTAAGGGAAATTTTGCGGAAGAAATACACTCTTGCAGGCAAGCTATTTGGGCCTTTAACGGGGGCTAAACTGCCGAAGAGAGAAGAGGAGTTTAGAAAACTTATAGAGTTTGCGTATCGCTGCGCCGACTGTGGTCATTGCTATGTGACGTGCCCATTTGGAATTGACAGCGGTGCGATGGTTAATAAATTACGGCAAGTGCTCTTCGGCGCAAGCTATGGCCCTACCTTGTTGAGACAATTAAGCGCCTTGGAGAGGGACAAGGGGTACATAGCCGCCGCCAGGGCCATTTGGGAGGACTTCCTCAGAGATGCGCATGCGCCGGTTGGGAAGAAGGGGGCTCGGATATTATTAATGGTCTCGCTGGGCGATATTATTTTAACAAGACAAGCCGTTTTAGACGCAGTGTCGATTCTCAAAAAGGTTGGCGAAGACTTCTCTCTTCCCGAAAAGCCTCTTGGCATATTCCCACCTGTGGGCTACACGGTGGGGGATGCAGAGTCTCTAAAAACCGTAGTTGCAGATATAGTGAGCTATATTGAAGGCCTTAGCCCCCAGGCTGTTGTCATGATAAACGGGTGCTATACATATCCCTATTTCAGATTTGAGGCAACTAACATCCTGAAGAGGAAGTTCAGTTTTAAAGTACTACACATTTCGGAGTTGTTGGCTGAATATTTGAGACAGGGCAGGTTGAGGTTGAAGAAGCGTAGTGTAAAGGCGGCGTTGCAAGATTCCTGCCAGCTCGCTAGGCGCGGTGGAGTTATTGAGGAGCCGCGCGAGGTTTTAGAGACTTGTGCCGAAGTCATAGACGTTAAGCACAGCCGCGAGGATGTAGAGTGTTTAGGCGGCGGGGCAGGCATTGGGATATTGGCCAGACCGGCGAGGGATGCGCTTGTGAAGACCCTCGGAGTTAGCGTTACCCCCTCAGACTGGGAGAGGCAGTTTTTAGAAAAGCTGGAAAAAGACTATGCAAAGGCCGCTAACAGGAGGGTAGAGGAGTTGAGAAATGCCGGCGCCGACGTAGTTGTCGCTCTTTGTCCATTTGCGCTAGAGGCATTAAGAGGTGCGGGACTAGCCGCGGAGCACTTCGTCTCAGTTGTGGCAAAGGCGCTCGTGTAA